The window GAAGCTAAAAACCACCAATCAGATTAATGGAAGGTGGTTTTGTTGTTTTTCCAAAAGGCTATGTTAAAGGGAAAGGTTGATTTTGAATACGCATAAAAATGAGCTAGGAATTTTTTCCTTGCTCATTTTACTTTGATATTGTTTTTTCTAACGCATCCGTTAGTTAAGTTATTACAAATTAATTTCTTCACCTATACTTATAGCACGAAAAGGATTTCTTTCCTTTGATTTTAACGATTCAATAAAGTCTGAAGTTAAGTCCTCTTTATTAATAATTATTCTTGTAGAACCAGATACTACACCATTTAAAAAAATGGGTTCAATAGATTCTGGATTCTTAAGTCGTTCATAAAAAAAACTGTCTAAAACAATAGTTACATAACTAAAATTGCCTGTATTGTTAAAGAATTGATAGTTAACTTCAATAATAAGTTCGTCATTGTTTTCCTCTATTTCATAGGTGAAACTTTTTACTTCTGCATTTTTATTTGGAAATAAAATCCACATTAAGCACAATAAAAAAATCACAGATATAATGAAAATTATTACTTTGTTTCTTTTCAAAAATTCACCCCAATTTTTTTTATTAAACTGTCGCGTTAGTTTAAGTGTAACATTTTAAAAACAAAACCACCTCACAAAAATCAACCCAAGCCTTTAACATAGCCTTCCAAAATTAAAAGCTGTATAACTGAACGAGCAATCTTATAGCAAATAAAAAAATAACTTTTACCCCAAACGTACCCCAAAACGATATGCTATAATATACTAAAGTTATAAAATAATAAATATTCAATAGATAGAAAACGTTGATTTTTCTAGGGCTAGTTATTAAAAAAGCATACATTGCTAAACGGATTGTGTTTTGGTCAAAAAATACACCACCAAAATGGCTCTCTTAGTTGAGGGCTTTTTTGCATGAAAAAAAGAAAAGAGGGATATGATATGGAGCAGTACCTTACTTTGTGTAAGCATATTATTGATAATGGAGTCGAAAAAGGAGATCGGACTGGAACTGGCACGAAAAGTGTCTTTGGCTATCAAATGCGATTTGACCTTTCTGAGGGTTTCCCACTTCTTACAACGAAAAAGACGGCATTCCGTTTAGTGGCAAGCGAGCTACTATGGTTTTTAAAGGGTGATACAAATGTTAAGACACTTATTCAAGCTAATAATCATATTTGGGATGAGTGGGCATTTGAAAAATGGGTGAATAGTACGGATTATACAGGTCCTGACATGACAAATTTTGGAGTTCGAGCAGCAAAGGACCCTGAATTTAACAATGTTGTGCAGCAGCAAATGGATATATTTTGTGAAAAAATCTTAACGGATGATGCTTTTTCAGAAGAGTTTGGTGATTTAGGTCCCGTTTATGGGCGTCAATGGAGATCCTGGCCCTCTCAGGATGGGCAAACTATAGATCAATTACGAAATGTCATAGATCAGATTAAGAAAAATCCTGACTCTAGAAGACATATTATTACTGCCTGGAACCCAGCAGAGGTAGATGAAATGGCTTTACCTCCATGTCACGCCTTCATGCAATTTTATGTGGCAAATGGGAAATTATCTTGTCAGCTTTATCAGCGTAGTGCTGATGTGTTTTTAGGTGTACCCTTTAACATTGCCTCTTATGCATTATTAACCCATCTAATAGCAAAAGAGTGCCAGTTAGAAGTCGGAGAATTTGTCCATACTTTAGGAGACGCTCATTTATATTTAAATCATATGGATCAAGTTAATACGCAATTGGAAAGAGATCCTCGTGCGTTGCCACAACTGTTATTAAATGACCAGAAAGAGTCTATATTTGATTTTGAAATAGAAGACATTAGAATAGAGGGTTATGATCCACATCCACGAATTAAAGCACCAATTGCTGTTTAAATAAGTTTATGGAGGAAGCAAATGATATCACTTATTGTTGCGCATGATGCTAACAGAGTAATCGGATTTGAAAACAAAATGCCTTGGCATATTCCAGGGGACCTTGCTTATTTTAAAGAAAAGACGATGGATAAAGCAATGGTAATGGGTAGAAAAACGTTCGAATCCATAGGACGAGTATTGCCTGGTCGTAAGAATATTATTGTGACAAGAAACGCAGATTATCAGGTAGCAGGTGCAGAGGTAGTTACCGACTTGGTAAAAGCCATTGAACTAGCCTCTGAACACCACGATGAAGTAATGGTGATTGGTGGCGAACAAATTTTTCGTGCGATCTTGCCTAAAGCAGATAGACTTTATATAACATTTATTCAACAAACTTTTGAAGGGGATACCTTTTTCCCACCATACAGTGATGAATGGGTGCTAGTAGAAACAACTGAAGATATGAAAACTCCAGAAGGTATTACTTATGTTTATTTGGTATATGAAAGAAAAGTTAGGGAATAAGCTGTATTTTAAATATAATGGAAAATAAATAATTAAATCTCTTGTAAGCGTTCAAATTAGCATTTTCCCTTCATACACTATTAAAAGAATTGCACGAAATGATACGAAAAAGTTTTTAGATGATTTACATTCTATTTATGCTGGAACAATGGAATTGATAAGATCCACAAGCAAATAGTTTACAGAACACCGGTATTCTTCTTATAATAGTATTAAGTAGGAAGGAAGGGATAGCACATGCCGAAAGTTCACATTGTAACTGATTCCACAGCGGACTTAACAACAGAACTAATTGAGCAATATAATATACATGTCGTACCTTTGACAATTCAAATTGATGGCGAATCATTTATTGACGGATTGGATATTAATGCAGAAGAATTTCTAGAAAAAATGGCGACCTCAAAGAATTTGCCAAAATCTTCACAGCCATCAGCAGGGGTCTTTAAGGAATTATACGACGAGCTTGGTAAAGATGGTGATCATGTAATCTCTATACATATGACTGGTGGCATGAGTGGAACTGTAAAATCAGCTCAAGCTGCTGCCGAAATGTCAGAATCAGATGTTACAGTAATTGATTCGAAATTTATTTCCTTTGCATTATTGTTCCAAGTTGAGGAAGCGGCTAAGATGGCTTCAAATGGCGAAACAAAAGAAGCTATCATTCAAAAAGTAGAAGATATTCGCAGTAAGTCTGATTTGTTCGTCGTCGTTGATACGTTGGATAACCTCGTTAAAGGTGGGCGAATTGGGAAAGGAAAGGCAATGCTTGGTTCTTTACTCTCTATTAAGCCAATTGCAAGCTTAGCAGGTGGAGAGTATACACCAATTGCAAAAGTAAGAAGCCACAAACAAGTTGTCAATTACTTATTTGATCGATATATTGCAGATACAAAAGGAAAAGTTGTCAAAGCGGTTGGTATTTCTCATGCAAATGGATTTTCTATGGCTACTCCTTTGATGAACCTTATAAAAGAATCGGGATTCCTAGATATCAAAGTTTCATTTACATCACCTGTCATAAGTACACACACAGGGCCCGGTGCCATTGGATTTATGTATATGACTGAATAGATAAAAGGCAGGGATGAGCACTTATCCCTGCTTTTGTTTTATCCCGAATGCTTCGGAACAACAGGATGTTGGATTCTCAGGCAATGCCACAGGAAGTGGCTGTTTTTGGCTAAATTTCATGTTTCATCAGTGAGTATGAAAATCTCCACACTGATTAAAGTTTTACTTTTAAAAAAAAGGGGTTTCTAATGAAATATTTAATAATGATTATTTGTGTTATTTTTCTTATAGGATGTAATTCCAATGATCTTGTAGAAGTTAGTTTTTCAGAAAAACAGGAAGTTCTTTTTGAAGATTATGTTATCCCCTTTCAATTTTTTCCGAGAACGATAGAAGTGGTTGGCCTTGGGGATTCTTTGACACAAGGAGTAGGAGATGAATTAAAGAGAGAGGGGTATTTAGGACGTCTCCAACAACATTTTTCACAATATAAAGGAATAGAAGACGTTCTATTAACCAATACTGCAAAAAGAGGTCGTAGAAGCGATCAACTTTTAAAGATGTTAAAGGGTGGAGAAATTGACCACCAAATTCGAAAAGCCAATATAATTACATTAACCATTGGTGGAAATGACATCATGAAAGTTGTTAAGAAAGACTTGTTTAATCTAAAAGTCGAAGCATTTGAAAAGGAACTAGAGAAGTTTGAAAGGAATTACGATCAAATTATTCATGAGATTAGGGAGATTAATAGTACTGCTCCGATAATCATAATAGGTTTATATAATCCTATTACGATTGTCACAGATGAAAAAAGTGAGTTTGACCTAATTTTAAACGATTGGAATGAAGCAATTCAGGAGACGGCTTCTAGCGATAGTAATGCTTGTTATGTACCTATCGACCATCTTTTCGTGACAAATGCTAATTTGGTTTATCATACGGATTTTTTCCATCCGAACAGTAAAGGATATCAACTTGTCATTGAAAAAATAGTTAACACGATGCAAGAATGTGATTTAATAGATGTGGATAATTGGGAATTGTTGTTTTAAGGAGTTGATGGGATGAATAAGTGGAAAATTGCATTTTTTTTATTAGTAATAATTATCATCGGCAGTATTGGAACCTTCATTTACTGGATAACAACTCCTGTTGAATCCGTATTGATTGAGGAAGCTAGCATACCTCCAGAAGGAAATGTATTAACTGTAAATGCAACAAAAGAGGATTTTCAAGCTATTGCAAATACATATCTTGAAAAAGCGATAGGCGGAAAGCCTTTACCACTTCAGATATCAGTAGATGATCAAGTTGTTTTATCATCAGAATTTACTGCTTTTTCTATTAATTTGCCAGTAAGAATGTTTTTTGAACCATATGTAGAAGAGAATGGAAATATTCGATTAGAGCAATCTTCTGTTGAAATTGGACGAC is drawn from Psychrobacillus sp. INOP01 and contains these coding sequences:
- a CDS encoding dihydrofolate reductase — encoded protein: MISLIVAHDANRVIGFENKMPWHIPGDLAYFKEKTMDKAMVMGRKTFESIGRVLPGRKNIIVTRNADYQVAGAEVVTDLVKAIELASEHHDEVMVIGGEQIFRAILPKADRLYITFIQQTFEGDTFFPPYSDEWVLVETTEDMKTPEGITYVYLVYERKVRE
- a CDS encoding DegV family protein; its protein translation is MPKVHIVTDSTADLTTELIEQYNIHVVPLTIQIDGESFIDGLDINAEEFLEKMATSKNLPKSSQPSAGVFKELYDELGKDGDHVISIHMTGGMSGTVKSAQAAAEMSESDVTVIDSKFISFALLFQVEEAAKMASNGETKEAIIQKVEDIRSKSDLFVVVDTLDNLVKGGRIGKGKAMLGSLLSIKPIASLAGGEYTPIAKVRSHKQVVNYLFDRYIADTKGKVVKAVGISHANGFSMATPLMNLIKESGFLDIKVSFTSPVISTHTGPGAIGFMYMTE
- a CDS encoding YpmS family protein, producing MNKWKIAFFLLVIIIIGSIGTFIYWITTPVESVLIEEASIPPEGNVLTVNATKEDFQAIANTYLEKAIGGKPLPLQISVDDQVVLSSEFTAFSINLPVRMFFEPYVEENGNIRLEQSSVEIGRLKLDPETILKLLRDSVELPEWMVVNPEEEEVLIQLSDIPMTSGVRVRAKELNLAEDIITLEIVIPKE
- a CDS encoding GDSL-type esterase/lipase family protein, yielding MKYLIMIICVIFLIGCNSNDLVEVSFSEKQEVLFEDYVIPFQFFPRTIEVVGLGDSLTQGVGDELKREGYLGRLQQHFSQYKGIEDVLLTNTAKRGRRSDQLLKMLKGGEIDHQIRKANIITLTIGGNDIMKVVKKDLFNLKVEAFEKELEKFERNYDQIIHEIREINSTAPIIIIGLYNPITIVTDEKSEFDLILNDWNEAIQETASSDSNACYVPIDHLFVTNANLVYHTDFFHPNSKGYQLVIEKIVNTMQECDLIDVDNWELLF
- a CDS encoding thymidylate synthase, encoding MEQYLTLCKHIIDNGVEKGDRTGTGTKSVFGYQMRFDLSEGFPLLTTKKTAFRLVASELLWFLKGDTNVKTLIQANNHIWDEWAFEKWVNSTDYTGPDMTNFGVRAAKDPEFNNVVQQQMDIFCEKILTDDAFSEEFGDLGPVYGRQWRSWPSQDGQTIDQLRNVIDQIKKNPDSRRHIITAWNPAEVDEMALPPCHAFMQFYVANGKLSCQLYQRSADVFLGVPFNIASYALLTHLIAKECQLEVGEFVHTLGDAHLYLNHMDQVNTQLERDPRALPQLLLNDQKESIFDFEIEDIRIEGYDPHPRIKAPIAV